In the genome of Mus musculus strain 129S1/SvImJ chromosome 13 genomic scaffold, GRCm38.p6 alternate locus group 129S1/SvImJ 129S1/SVIMJ_MMCHR13_CTG1, one region contains:
- the Smn1 gene encoding survival motor neuron protein isoform 1 (isoform 1 is encoded by transcript variant 1) has product MAMGSGGAGSEQEDTVLFRRGTGQSDDSDIWDDTALIKAYDKAVASFKHALKNGDICETPDKPKGTARRKPAKKNKSQKKNATTPLKQWKVGDKCSAVWSEDGCIYPATITSIDFKRETCVVVYTGYGNREEQNLSDLLSPTCEVANSTEQNTQENESQVSTDDSEHSSRSLRSKAHSKSKAAPWTSFLPPPPPMPGSGLGPGKPGLKFNGPPPPPPLPPPPFLPCWMPPFPSGPPIIPPPPPISPDCLDDTDALGSMLISWYMSGYHTGYYMGFRQNKKEGKCSHTN; this is encoded by the exons ATGGCGATGGGCAGTGGCGGAGCGGGCTCCGAGCAGGAAGATACGGTGCTGTTCCGGCGTGGCACCGGCCAG AGTGATGATTCTGACATTTGGGATGATACAGCATTGATAAAAGCTTATGATAAAGCTGTGGCTTCCTTTAAG CATGCTCTAAAGAACGGTGACATTTGTGAAACTCCAGATAAGCCAAAaggcacagccagaagaaaaCCTGCCAAGAAGAATAAAAGCCAAAAGAAGAATGCCACAACTCCCTTGAAACAG tgGAAAGTTGGTGACAAGTGTTCTGCTGTTTGGTCAGAAGACGGCTGCATTTACCCAGCTACTATTACGTCCATTGACTTTAAGAGAGAAACCTGTGTCGTGGTTTATACTGGATATGGAAACAGAGAGGAGCAAAACTTATCTGACCTACTTTCCCCGACCTGTGAAGTAGCTAATAGTACAGAACAGAACACTCAGGAG aatgaaagtcAAGTTTCCACAGACGACAGTGAACACTCCTCCAGATCGCTCAGAAGTAAAGCACACAGCAAGTCCAAAGCTGCTCCGTGGACCTCATTTCTTCCTCCACCACCCCCAATGCCAGGGTCAGGATTAGGACCAGGAAAG CCAGGTCTAAAATTCAAcggcccgccgccgccgcctccactaccccctccccccttcctgccGTGCTGGATGCCCCCGTTCCCTTCAGGACCACCA ATAATCCCgccaccccctcccatctctccCGACTGTCTGGATGACACTGATGCCCTGGGCAGTATGCTAATCTCTTGGTACATGAGTGGCTACCACACTGGCTACTATATG